A window of Prevotella fusca JCM 17724 genomic DNA:
CCAATTGCCGCGCATGTCTTTTGCCCATATTTTGTCTCCTGTAGACCAATAAGGGGTTGCGCCTTTCCCAATGGCATGGGTAAGGAAAGTGCGACTTGCTGGAGAATTAGCACGTGTTGGCAGTACATCCTCACTTATGAATGTCACTTTCGTGGCTGCGCCATTTCCCCCGTCTTTTTTATCCCCTTGTACTGCATCGTCGTTGGTACATCCTACCATTGTGATAGCTGCAACCAGAATAGCTGTCTTAAAAAATAGATTTCTTGTTTTCATTTAACACCTAAATTTTTGATAATTACTACTTTTGGGGAGTATCTGCGCTCCAAGGTTGATTGTCTTCGTCATTGGAGAAAAAATCCTGTTTGGCATCGCCGAATGTACCACCTTGTCCGATGTGTTCATGATCTCCACTGGCTTCTACCATCAAACTCTCAACTTCTACATGGATGTTTTCTACCATGGGGCAGGTATATACCTGTTTCTTTAATTTTGTTCGATTCATTTTCAACATTTTTTAGAGTAAATAATAAATGATATTTATATAATTTGTGAATATTCTTAATCAGATAAACGTAAGATGTTTTTTCATCCTCTATGTTTATGGAGAAACATGTATTTTTACGCAGAAAATCATAAGGAGCTTTAGCTATGTGTACCTTCATATTGGTAAAGTATGATAGAGAAATCACACACAATCTGTTTAAAAAGCAGGAAAATCAAGAATATCTTAATCCTCATCCTTATTTAAGTTAAGTTTATAAAGCAATATTGAATATATTTATTTGTTTGCCAACATCTCATTTTTTAGTTAATTTAATTTTCTGTCTACAAAGGTATGTGTTTTTTAATTGTAAGAAGCAAAAGGTCTGGTATAAATATATTTTTTTAACATTCAATGTTCCATGTGTAACTATTTAACGATATGTGTATGATAAAATTTCAAGCCTCAAACAAGACTTGAATTGCATTAAACGGGGTCGATTGCGTTTCCTGTCAGGTTCAAGGATTTAATGTAATTCCAGAAATGCGTCTGCTCCTAAATTAGTGCGGAATGCTCAAGAATTCTTCTGTTTGATTTTCAGCTTGCGTATTCTACGTTCATCACAATTCTTGAATACAATTACATAGTGGTGTATTTCCTTGATTATCACTTTCTGCTCCGGGGTCGAGACCGCTTGCGTCACATAGTCAAGCACACGCTCCGCATCTGCAAGCAGCTCGCCATAATCAGTGCAGTGGTCAGGCGTATTGTCAACAACCTCATCAGGCGAAGAGTTGCAGGACAGTTTGTGCCCATTATGTCCTTCCTGACCGCCCGACTTTCTGCCACTTAGTTTGCGAAGAGTTTTCGTTCTTCTGACAATCTCGTCTTTCATGCTCTCTTTGCCTGACGGCGTGCTGCTGCCTGGGCTCTTTCCCTGCTTCTCGTATTTGGACAGACGCTCTGTCAACTTGGCGATACTCTTGTCTTTCTTATGAATCTGGCGATTTGAACATTCTATGTTACGGTTCAGTCTGGCAATCTCAGCATACTGCTCGTTGATGGTATCATGTGTCAACCACATCTTTGCTTTCATACCCTGCAGTACTATTGACATGTCCGTAACTTGCTCTTTCATTAGGTGTAAAGGTGTGAAAGAGATCTCACATATATTAGAAATAAGCACACTTCATCCTGACTTGTTGTAAGTCTATTATAAAAAATTCAGAAATAATAATAAGGGTATATCACTTACTGCTGAATAGTTACCTTTTTTGTCTTAAAACAATCTGCCATTCTATTTATTCTTTGTACTTTTGCAGCATGATAAGAAAGAACCCATATAAAGAGGAGAAATACAAGCATTATCGGGTGGCGGAGCCGGCTTCGTTGCTTGAGTGGCTGTTGGCTAATCTGAAAGAGAGCAAGAGTAAGGTGAAGGCAACGTTACAGAACCGTGGCATTAAAGTTAACAGCAAGTGTGTTACGCAGTTCGACTATCAGCTGAAGGCGGGTGACAAGGTGTCAGTCAGCAAGAGCAAGAAGAACGACCAGTTCCATAGCCGTTACGTGAAGATAGTCTATGAAGACAGGTTCCTGGTTGTGGTAGAGAAGAATGTCGGCATCCTTTCAATGGCTGCCGGTCACACTTCGCCGAATGTGAAGAAAGTCCTGGATGATTATTTCCATAAGACAAGGCAGAAGTGTACGGCACATGTCGTGCATCGTCTTGACCGTGACACGTCGGGACTGATGATTTATGCCAAGGATATGCAGACCGAACAGTTGCTGGAGCGTGACTGGCACAATATAGTCTACGACCGCCGTTATGTGGCTGTGGTAAGCGGTGAGATGGAAGATGACGAGGGAACGATAGCCAACTGGCTGAAGGACAACAAGTCATACGTTACCTACAGTTCGCCTGTGGATAACGGAGGAAGATATGCTGTTACGCATTTCCGTGTGCTCGACCGTACGGTTTCGCACAGTCTTGTGGAGTACCGTTTGGAGACAGGGCGCAAGAACCAGATTCGTGTTCATTCTGCGGATATGGGGCATCCTGTCTGTGGTGATATAAAGTATGGTAACGGCGACGACCCTCTGCACCGTCTTTGTCTGCATGCCTATGTGCTCTGTTTCTATCATCCCGTGACACATCAGCGTATGGAATTCGAGACCCCTGTTCCAACAAATTTCAGACATTTATTCAAGTAATAGAACAATTCCTATGGACAACCTACAGTATATAATACCTCTGCTTGCAGTTATTGTAATCGGTTTTATTCTTATCAAGAAGATAACGGGTTGCATCTTCCGTATTGTTGTTACAGCTGTGATGCTTGCCGTTTTTTATTGGGTTCTGACAACTTTAGAAGTTCTTTAGTGGAATAGTCGCAAATTATTTACGTGAAAAAAAATTCTTTTTTCATGAAGATAATTTGATGGCTGTGTATATTCAGCTGCGGCAATATGACGAGATTGTGGGGTAAGGTAGCCTTATCTTTGGTTCTTCCGTTAAATGCGTAGATTGGAAACAAAACAGAGGCTTATACACCTGCATGGTATGACTGTCCAAGGTCGGACGGTCTCACAAAAAGGAATAAAGCACAAGATAAAAATGCAGAAAAGGCAAACAGATACTATGTCTTTCCGTTTTCTACAAACAACTTATTCCCATATCACCCAACGTTTGTAAACTATTTTCATGCAGTTCAAAGCTAACACATGGTCTTTTGGCTTTGAAAAGACGCCCAATTGACCTGCAATAGACGCCCTTTTGAAGTCCAATTAAGCACCTTTTCTTGCATGACTTTATAACCAACTGATTTTCTGTTGGTTGCAAACTTGCTTTTTATACGTATTTTTGCCTTTGTCTGTAGGTGTTTTACCCGAAATTATGTCATGATTTTTCAATCCGTTGTCTGCCTTTTCAAAGTGTTGACATGAAAAGGTTTTCTGCATAGGAGGATGATAATAAATCAGGTGGCCAAGACAGTCTTGGCTGTGTTTTTATTTAACAAATAACTCCGGTTCTTCCGTTAAAGCTATACGAAAAGTGTCCACGCATTTAACGGATGAACCTTATTTTTTCGTTTTGGTATGCCTTTCTCCAGACGTATTCCTGTCTGTATTGAGTTGCGGAGGAGATTAGTGCGAAGCATATACCTTGTTGTCCGAACCGATAACAGGCATAGGAATAGCCCCTTTCATTGTCTTGCGAAAATTAACTTTGAATTTTATTGAACGCAAAAAGCCCTGTTCCTTTCGGCCTTGGAGATAGAAGGCAAAGGGAACAGGGCTTTGTTATATTTGTTTGCTGTCTGCGTTTATTTGGCCAAAGCTGGATAGAGTACAAACTCGAAGTTGGTAGGTTTGACAGCTACACGGTACTTCTCTGCAACGCCAGGACCACAGGTGGCAGTACCAACACCGTTCTGTGCAGCATCCAGATGTACGGTAAGCATACCGTCACGTGACAGCTGATTGATATGGGTTGCGCGGTCGATGACGCTGTCAGAGAATGGCGTTACAGAGAACTGGAACGGACGCTTTGCTGCTACCATGAGGCTGTTACGTGTGTCAGAGAGTGACATCCAGCGCACGTCTGTACGGTTGCCCGTTGCCTGTGGCTTCACATAATAGTGGAACATCGCCTCAGCTGTAGTCTTGTAGCGTCCAATCAGACCAGCCTGTGTGCGGTCGTTATAGGTCTCAACATCACCACGACCGTTGTATTCAACCTTGTCAAACGAGTCCTTTACACGGAAAGTAAGACCAAGGCGGGCAAGCGACTTGATGGCAGCTGTATCAGGTGTGAAGTCTACCTTCACTGCCAGTGCACCGTTCTTCAGTGGCTGATAGGTGAAGACAGCCTTTCCAATCACGTTGCCTTTCTTGCCAATTACCTCTGTCTCGGCACGTGTTACTTCCTTGTTGCGGGTAATCTTCGTAACTTTCTGACTGATAGAATCGAGCCCATCCTTGCGCCATACTCTTACACCGAACTGGTCACGTCCATCGTTGTCGGTTGCAGGGCGGTAGAGGCTCAGGCTCAGCGGAGCATCGAGGAACTCCTGACTCCCGTTCTTCAGAGAGGTCAGTTCGCCGGTATTCTCATTCACCTTGTAGCTGATGCGCTGCTTCTCACGTGGGAGGAAGGTGGTACAGTCGACTGCCCTCTCCAGTACAAACTGGTCATATGCAACAACGTCATTCTTCGTAAGAATCAGCGCATCGTTGACAGGACGCCATGTAAGGTTGAGGTAGAGTTCCTTCTGTGTACCAGCTGAAACGGATGGGAGGATGATTGTTGTTGTCTCGTGTGGAGCGCAGTCTACGTGCTGCGTTCCCTCTAAGACGGTCTTTCCGTTCTCGTCAATAATCTGCCAGTTGAGCTGGTAAGCGTTCAGATTGGTGAAATCAAACCAGTTCTTTACCTTTACAGATATTTCCTTCTCGGTTGAAACCAGTTCAGACTTGATGTTCTGGTAGATTTTCTTCACCTCTGCAAGATGCGGGTGGGGGGTGCGGTCGGCTGCAATCAGACCGTTACAGCAGAAGTTGTCGAAACTTGGCACATCCTTAGGACCGTAATCACCACCGTAACTCCAGTACCAGTTGCCGTTCCTGTCAATCTCTCGGAACGACTGGTCAACCCAGTCCCAGATGCTTCCACCCTGCAAGATTGACTCTGATTCAATCAGGTCCCAGTAGTCCTTCATGCCGCCACAGCTGTTACCCATAGCGTGAAGATACTCACACATGATGTAAGGGCGTGTTGTATCGGTTCGCTTTGCGTATT
This region includes:
- a CDS encoding RluA family pseudouridine synthase; the encoded protein is MIRKNPYKEEKYKHYRVAEPASLLEWLLANLKESKSKVKATLQNRGIKVNSKCVTQFDYQLKAGDKVSVSKSKKNDQFHSRYVKIVYEDRFLVVVEKNVGILSMAAGHTSPNVKKVLDDYFHKTRQKCTAHVVHRLDRDTSGLMIYAKDMQTEQLLERDWHNIVYDRRYVAVVSGEMEDDEGTIANWLKDNKSYVTYSSPVDNGGRYAVTHFRVLDRTVSHSLVEYRLETGRKNQIRVHSADMGHPVCGDIKYGNGDDPLHRLCLHAYVLCFYHPVTHQRMEFETPVPTNFRHLFK